Part of the Vigna angularis cultivar LongXiaoDou No.4 chromosome 1, ASM1680809v1, whole genome shotgun sequence genome, GAAGGGTAAATGTGTAAAATgagaggtgtaggaagaaacaGGTGAGGTGCAAGGATAATCACTCCATTATGTATCATTAAATCTCtcaataaacaatatttaaaacttaaattaaactatattttataaataaatattttaattaaaaatttattgaaaatacatcatgcttctaaaaatattttattactaatataaagtaattaaaaaaaatcatatctttaagtgaatattaaaacaaaaaaaagtttgatAACAGTTCGGATCAAATTGAATTGATAGGTTAGTGCAAAGTactactttctttttttattgaacaAGCTTGAAAGAGTTCTAGTGCTGATTGAAAATTAATGCATGCACACTAGATtcgtatataattattatattcaaaGTGTGACAAGAAAATTCTTAGTTTGCTTGAGACCTTTAATAGAGAATGCTAAGATACATTCAAGCTGAAGGTTGTAGTGTTATATTTCAAGTAGGTTGACACAGTTTCACCAATGCCAAATACCAAACTGAGAAAGAACATAATTCCCAGAGATCTACTTGAAATTTTCACGACTTTAAATCTGGATTCTATAAAACCTTTCTATTGAAACATGATTACAgattacaaaagtaaaaaaaaaaacatttttctatttcaaaaacattttttccGCCAATAAATACAAAACTTTTAGAATGTaaactttataacttttatgttggaacaaaagttataaaaaattaaaaataatataataaataaaatcacaaataattttgaaaatgactGACAAATGATTCGTGGGACAAAACACACCTACTGACATGGAGTTAATTGATGTTTGAGTACGAATTCCGTGGTGTCCTCCATGTAGAGTGATAAGTACATTCCCTGTTGCGGCTAAACATTTGTAGTTTGAAATACTATAACCAAAACACCTATTTGTGCAAACATTCTTGTTCAACTTATGTGGTTACAAGGAAAGGTACTGATAGCATCGATCATCAAGGTTTCAATAAAGTAAATATACatgataattaaaaagaatatatatatatatatatatatatatatatagaactCATAAAGAAGTTGGGTTTGgtgaatattaaaaattgagacaaaatcATACGCCCAGAACACTCCCCGCTTTTAAAACATTCTCAAACTTACAAGCATAAGTGCCATGCATGATGAACAACTGTGCTACATGGGAGGAAATAACTGCTGCAAAATTCCAGCTGAAATCACCCAAGGTATCGTATCTAGATCTAGAGAATTCAAGTTTTGCCcaactataaatataattaagtaaaaagCTATGCCCCCTAGCTTACAAATCCAAGACTGTAAGTGACAACCCCAACACTGTCAATTACCAGAGCAAGGAATTGAGTGCATATAACATTATACAATTACCATCAAAAGCAACAAGAGCAGTCAAATGGGCAGAGAGGGGTATTTCCAGCATCAGCTTTATTAATACCTAACTCATCTTCAGTGTAGATGGTAAACCCGTCCTCGGTTTTTCTTTTTGGTCCAGAAGGTCGGTCTGCAAACTCACCATCGTCTGATCCATCTGTTTTCCTCTtcacattcttcttcttcttcttctcctttgtttTATCAGTACTCTTATTTACTCCGTCAGATTTTCCAGTGTTTTTCATTTCAgacttcttcctcttttttccagcaaatatttcatcaatttcattACATGCTTTTTTTGGTGTAGAAGAGGGTTTCTCCTCTTTTGCAACAGTATTCTCCTGCAACTGATTTGGTGTTGTTTTAGAACTCTTCTTCGTCattgaaatgaaaagaaagctGCATATCACGTCACAACCTTTGTCAGAACTGaattattcaacaaaaaaaaaagaagaaaaacagtTCCCCAGTTAAGACGATATAGGACAAGGATTTTGAACCTCAGTTGCAAGGTCCAGCATTTTTTCATTCAAGATTTGGATTCTCGTTTTGGATATTCATCAAAGAGAAAAGGATGTATAGGTACATTTTATGAAATGTAAAACGAAAGAGGAAAAATTCCAACCCAAATAAAACACTAATATTATCAGATTTTAACagtaaagaagaaaatagaacaaaatacaataacagaaaaaaagcaaagaatgaaaattaaaaagagcTGATCGTTCTCCTAAAATCCACTAACCATTTGGACCCAAAAATCACTAATTTACAGAAATATAACTCCGGTCAATATCCATATTGCTACGTTGGCCAATAAAATTAAGGGCTAATGCTTTATCCGAAGTTCTGATGACTTATTACCCTTAATTGAATTGGCAAAGAGCAGCAATCAGAATTTCTGCAATATTAACATAATCAACAGCAGATATTCCATTCAAACAGAGAACCAAAGTTTTAAATGGTATTTCAGATTGGGAGTGTATAAAATTCCCAGTAGTTTCCTTCTGCTAATGTGTCAACAATGAAATCAACTTTAAGATTAGGATGAACTCCCTAAGTCCAATTGCTGTCAGAATCAGTATTATTAGACTTAATCCCTGCATCCATGGGCAGGCTACAACAGGTATTTTATTCTTGCCATAACACAGAATTACCATTTAACTAAAAACCAGTGATCACTAACTAAAGACAAATTTGCACAAACTGTATTTATACGAAATCAGAAAGTgctatataaaatttcaaaggataaaaaaaagagGGGAAGCGTTATACAATGCACGAGCCAGGGGAAACCAACGATTGTTAAGAGAGAAGTTAGCTCTGGTATTTCATTCTCTTGAAACCCTGCTGCGAGGATATgctataacaaaaaaatataaacgtTTTAAGCAAAAATCTCTGTTTCTTTAAGCATATACAAAGAAGCTAAAGTTGTTCAAAATCATTAAAATCCCAATTCAGATTTACTATCCATATCTGTTACAGGAAGTTTAATCTCAAAAACAAAACGAAGTTCAACAAACAATATCGTATATCGAAACCAGAACAACTCAGAGAAGTCGGGAAGGGAAGTGGAGGACCAACCTGTTGCGACGACAGACACAACTTTAGAATGCAGAGAGGGCGTCGTTCACGCCGACGATTAGCGGAGCTGCGTAACTGAGTCTTCGCGGTAATGGTGGCGGCAGGAACAACGGCAGCGGCGCGTGGGCGTTGATGCCTGTGGTGGGGGATGTGAGAAAGATGCTCCGAGAGTGATAAGAGTTGGGTTAGGGTTAGAAaatttgggaaaacatgaatGGGCTAATAGGTCCATGAATCCTTActcttaatttcaaaaatggGTTTAACTTATATGACATCTGTCTACTTTGCATAATGagtaatatatatgtataacttatatatacactaattttaatattaaaatggagatacacatttattttcttatatactattattaaaataataattagattctttattttattatatttatacttatattaaaattatatagaagtaaaagaacaaattaaaaaatttaattaatttaatcattcGTGGAATCTTTTTTTAGTGGAAATctcaaataagttttttaattttttttcatttcaattagATCCTTATTTTATCCAAAGAGGTAAGTGTTATGTTTATGTGTAATGCTGATGTGGTTTTTTAAATGACGTTACACACTCAATCAACCAATGAGAAGCAGTTTTGTCTCCTCCATTAGAAACTTTAattctctttctccttccttgtgTCACCTTCAATGTCCCTCAGGCTAATAACCACCTCATTGGACCAACTTGTCACCATGAGTTCCATCATGTGCCGCCACAATCCACTGTGTCAGAAATCGCAAAGAGTCACCAACGTGCCGTATTAACTCGCCCAACGCCCAAAACCCATTGTAAAAATGCCGCTAAGCACAAAAATGGAGTGCTTAGCGCCCTAGAGTATAGGAGCTTACTGTTTTGGCAGCGTTGAGCACCACACAAGGTCATTCCGCACCATACAGATGACAAGAACTTGTTGTTCTGATCTAAATGGTGTTTGGATCTATCTAAATGACCAAATTGACTTCTTTAACACTAGGATTGATGCAAAaacattttattgataaaattgaGTACCTCTTTAATCATTTAGTCAAAAACAAAATGCACTAGATCAACCCAACCACTCAAAAACACTTATAACCAATTCTATACATTATAAACCATAATTTAGCAAACTAAGGATCtaaacaagtcacaattgacTTAAAACAAACCCTACACCTTGAGTTTATCATAAACTTACTTCATTAGATTTTCATCTATTAAAACCTTTAAAATGGACAAAAAACAACCTAAACTCAACCTATTAGCTAATTACCAACTCAACATCATATTTATAGTTAATTAAAATCCTAAACAAGTTTGTAATGATCTAAAAACAACTTTCCAACATCAATTATAGTTCTAAAATCACTCTACTAAAAATTCAACTATTAAAACCTCAATTTAGAATGAAAATCAATTCAACAACACTCCATTTTCACTACTTTCAACTCTGTAATAGACTTATACTTCCTAAAACTCCAAAATAGCGACATGACATATTCAATCAAGCATCATTTCACAATtatacactacaaaaatcaTTAATAGGAAATTATTTACTCATCAGGATATACACTTCACTCAAATTGTAACAAATTCAGGTAAGTATACATTTCACACTCTATCAAACATAATTACATACTTCTTaacatgaaattaaagaaattattagCTTTCCTTACCTGACAGAAAACCAAACCGTTCTAGAAAGTCTAAAACAACTCCAATATACAGGAATTCATGTATGTTCCTACGAATCACATAAACACGATCacttaggctttgttcacttgaatagattTGAGAGAAAGTGATTGAATAGATTTGacaagatttgaagataaattttgttgttgtttattttagtggatttgaaggtagtagagagtggatttggaagtaaatttttttaatatgtcacatcaatcaaatcctacactaattcttatAAACGTTGCTTCcgaatccactctcacttacctccaaattcactcaaataaacaacaataaaatttatcttcaaattctctcaaatccaGTCAATCATTCtccctcaaattcattcaagtgaacaaagagTTAATCTTTTTTGTCTCTTACCTTTTTCCTCTGTACAAAACCTCACCTCTAGCTTTTGAAGATCACAAAATGCTCTTAACTAATCCTCATCAAGATGACATGTCTGTTGCATTAAAGAACTCTTTATGACGTATCAACCATCATGTCTTGAGTAAGATAACTCTTCTCATGTACCTCCCACATATAGAAATCTAGTTTATCACCATTCTGCTGTGCTACTTTGATCCATATATTTTCTTACTCCTCTGTTTATCGAAAAGGATGATCCTTTTAGGTCAACTGACAAAGAAAAGGCCATCTTTAAGAAACATCTCATTCAAAACTTCTATAGAGCTTACAAAACCTTATAACCtccttttattatttctttttcctattgTCTCTACTCCTTgaaagtttttctttctttctttcctttatcTTGATccatatctttttctttttatgaatgAACATATcaagatattattattttttaattgataaaattaaatgtttttattcaacttttaaaagatgctttgaaaaaaattaagtgttACTAAATCAAATTAACATTTCAAGCTCatgtaaataattaagaatgttTAATAATGTATGGGTTgcaatcaatcaaacataatacTCATAATTATCTTGTATTCAAGTACCTTAATAGCCGTCAAACCAGATTTATAAGCAAAGAGATGCAATGATTTTAATTGACCGTCGTAACGGAATCTAATAagtcttttgaattttttttttcaaaaggtaTGCTGCAATTGTATCAAATAATACAAGAGTACCTTCCATGATACAAAAcctacaaaaattatataaaatttaacataatactatatttaattcataataaaaagaaataaacataaatattattaaaaaaatatttttttaatcaaatcttCAAATtgatagatttttattttattttttttaaacttaattagtaatttgattttttatatttagatttatgatttatttttattcttatacttCCTAACTTAAttgactttatattttttaaaatagagttAACGTgatatctttcattattaatgtCATTGAAAAGTAATTAAGTGTAACATATTAggtttattttcactttttttagctttttcttctccttcttgtccctcttttctctcttatcACTCTTCTCCTCCACACTCTTCAATTCCTCCGCAATGGCTAGACTTTCATCCGAGTGTGCGAGTCCATCATAATGGACCACATCAAAGTTTGAAACCTATCATAATTTCATAGTCTCTACaccatacaaaaatataaataacaacgACTAGACAATATTTTTTCACACTAGAACTACTTAAAACTTtgacaaattataaaaatatcattgggagagaaaaaaaaatcgaattTGAAAACTCTCGGTGAAACGAAGATAAGATTTTAAGAGTAATGTGGCACCCAAAAAAGTGATATTACAAAAATACTACATGGAGCATACACATTAATTCTTCTAGATTGAATCTCCTTATCCTAAGAAATTTTACTAAGATATTACAAAAATACTACATAAAGCATACACATTAATTCTTCTAGCTTGGCAAGAACAATGAAATTCTCGCAAATCTAATATTTTCACTTAGAGGAACAAAAAAAATTCCTAGTCACTTTCTGAGAACcaaatttttactattatatcCAAATCCAGAGTGTTTTACAAAAGAGAATTTCTCGCAAAACATTATAAACATGAATGAGAGATATCACGCattaaatttaagcatgaaCAACTTTAGAAGAAAGAATATTTTTGAAGATCATAGGATCATACAATTCAGTAGCACCAAGccaaccaaaaaaaaaagatttataaaGAACAAACTTATCATATTTGGTTGCTATAACATTAATTCAAAgttagtaattttataaattattatacgTAGAAGTTGATATATTTGAATTGTATCTTGAAATTaaggtaaaattaataatgaatattataatatgataatatacggtaaatttgtttaaaatgtattgtttaattattaaatagaatgtttgaaattggaaaaaaaaagttgaatatgAGTCAGAGGTGATAGAGAAGGATCAATCGTGTGAAATAAGTTTCAGGTGGTTTGTGTTTCCCCTTTGTTTCCAAGGTTTGTGCTGAGAAACCTCAACAGCTTTTGAGTGCATTATTTCAATTCCATTTTGATGTGATCTTAGTTGGCCAGAGAAGGGACTCCACAATCTACCCCATTTATTCTGCTTATACTTTTATCATAATCTGACACCTCTCTCACCAAATCCTCAATCCAACTTCCCTTTTTCAAACACTCAGATTGGGACCCTTCATTTTTCCACTTTCTAAACATTTCACATCAATCCCCTTCACCCAATTTTGCATAAACACCATTTTTtcccttctctcttcttttctcctttcGTATTTCAATTACACTTCACTCCTCccaaatttattaaacataGATCCCCAGAACCCACTCAGATTTAACAAGATCCTCCTCAATTAATTCCAACACCCAGTTTCAGATACTCATAACATTCATATTAAATTTGAGAGATTTGCTTCCTTCTTTTTTGGCTTCTCTCTGGGGAGGCAGTAAAAACCATGCACCATCATGTAATCATCGCCTTGCCCTTTTGACAACTATACACCAATCGAAAAACACATTCGACACGTGGCGCCATTACACAGCCCCCGATATCTGAAACACCACACGCTTTTATTTCGAATCCATGCCACCAACCATTTCATAGTACACACAAATATAAATACAACCAAAATTATCCCCATCCACACGCAGAGAGAACAAAGCACGCTACGCTAAGATATGGAACATCATCGAGGCAgagaagaaaatacaaaaattcatcTTGCAGTTCCTGCTGCACCGCCAAAACCGCAGCACAAATGTCCTCGCTGCAATTCCACCAACACCAAATTCTGCTACTTCAACAACTATAGTCTCTCGCAGCCTCGCCACTTCTGCAAAACGTGTAAAAGGTACTGGACGCAGGGTGGAACCTTCAGGAACATACCCGTTGGTGGTGCTTCCCGTAAGGCCAAACGTGGCAAAACAGATTCTTCACCCTCCAATTCACTCACACAGCCACACTCAGATTTGGTGAACCCTTCTCCGTCACTCACCATGGCTCACTCAACTACCCCTTACTATCAACTTGGTAGTGGTGGAGGTggcggtggtggtggtggaggaggagggtATTTGTCTTCTCTGGCAACGCTTCATTCTCTGACCCCATCGCAGCCTTTCAATCACTACCTGAACGTTGCGGGCTCTTCTTCTATTTTGCCTCTTCTGTCTGGCTTCAacgctgctgctgctgctgcttcttTTCCTCCTCGGTTCCATCACGTGGGAATCAGAGAGAGGATGGAATCTCTCTATCCTGCACCACAACGTTTGCTTCCATCAAACGTGTCTGGTGGCAGTGCTGCTGCAGCAGCACAAAGCTTGATTAGTGATGTTTCAAGTACAAACCTTACGGCTGGTTCTGATGTCTCTTTTTGGAGTGCTACTATCAACGCCACTTCCATCAGTGGAAACTCTGATCGCAACAATGTCAAAGGTggttcttcttcctctttgatCCCAAATCATTGGCTTCATCCTCCAGGGTACCGTCCTCCTCAATAATCCATTGCAACTAGCTAAAAGTGCAGACATGGAGAATAACTGCATTGTCCTGTCACCACCTTCatgtgtttgatttttatttttccttctagTATCATAATAAGGTTGCGGGATGTgtatttatatcatttaattaaaCTATGTTTTTGAGTGATCAATGCAAGAGgatttaattatgtttgtaGTTTATGTAAACGGATCATTAGCATTAGTAACAGGAGAAAGTCATTTGACATCGTTATTATGGTctaaataaaagtgaatttttgtatttcaaaaaaagaaaatagtgaaggATACTGTCAAAAGAACTAAAAAAGTACTTGGTGTCCTTCGCAATAGCAATCATAGCCGTTTTGTTTCTTTAGTTACGATTGAATATGATGGTATAAGGTAAagctagttttttttttttcttttttatgatcCTCTGTTTTGTTAAAAGCAAACTAGTTTAGAAGGGAAGTAGATTGATAATTAACGAGGATTAAGGGTACTAATTATGTGGTGAAGGCATGAAAAAGGTTAAATCTTGGTTAGAAAAGTTGATGGAAAAGTTTGTTCCCCATTGATTGTGCAAGTGGGGGTTACTAAATCATTTCACCTTTACATGTAGGTCGAGAATCTAAATGCTTAACTTTAGTTCCGTTTTTTACGCAATATAATTGtgccttttttttcttctttactgCGCCTAGTCgcttaaaattaattctaagAAACTTGTTAATATTGCATAGATTTAAGATTTAAAGCTCAtgcaaaaatttattataatgttaagataattaaaatgagtgataaacttaattttatgaatCTTACAGTCCACTTCGTACTagttaaaacattattttaatatttttttttattaaaaccattatttgttttgagtattatacaataatttaatatttttgagtatcatacaataatttaacattttgagTATTGTACATTGCTATATGTTCTTTCGATCATAAATGTATCTATCCATATTACtgtactttttacttttttgtaaagtaaaaagtattttttttggacctttattttttgtcttatttatcATCACTGCATAGTAGTAGATAAATGTATCAACAATACTCATATAATTGTCAATGATATAGCTATAAAAATCAaccttttctttaatttcttttttaactaatattaatttttattttaaaattagcatattgaataataatatgCTAACATGGGGACTAACACCTAATCAAATAGCCCCTGTATTCATTCTTATACATTTGTTTTGTGTGGATAAAAAATAGTTAGGTAAATCtgaaccttttcttttttgggGGTAAATAAAGGTTTGAATTTGACAAAACTGACGTTAGTTTAAATAACCTTATATTAAATgcttataagaaaataaaaaataactaaaaatacaTAAGACAAAAACGACACTCATAAGGAATGATAAACAAAAATGGTATTGTCGCTGTCAAAATTTTAGAATGATTTGATAGATTTACTGATTACCCTATATGGTATAGAAAAGATTTATAAGGATTTGGTTTATTCAATTAtagtatattaattttatttttggaaataatttaagttttaataaaaaaaactacaaaataaaaacaacttcCATGTTtcctaaaaaaataactttcattttatttgtatataccATGGTCCAACAAATATAGAAATAGTATGATCAAGTAACATTATTAATTAGTAGTTTATTGATGTAAtttcatgattatattataatattttttaatatcatatatattaataaatatatgattaattaaatagaatattatatttttattattattttgctaatttaacatatatataagttattatat contains:
- the LOC108335154 gene encoding uncharacterized protein C6G9.01c is translated as MTKKSSKTTPNQLQENTVAKEEKPSSTPKKACNEIDEIFAGKKRKKSEMKNTGKSDGVNKSTDKTKEKKKKKNVKRKTDGSDDGEFADRPSGPKRKTEDGFTIYTEDELGINKADAGNTPLCPFDCSCCF
- the LOC108340353 gene encoding dof zinc finger protein DOF2.2 codes for the protein MEHHRGREENTKIHLAVPAAPPKPQHKCPRCNSTNTKFCYFNNYSLSQPRHFCKTCKRYWTQGGTFRNIPVGGASRKAKRGKTDSSPSNSLTQPHSDLVNPSPSLTMAHSTTPYYQLGSGGGGGGGGGGGGYLSSLATLHSLTPSQPFNHYLNVAGSSSILPLLSGFNAAAAAASFPPRFHHVGIRERMESLYPAPQRLLPSNVSGGSAAAAAQSLISDVSSTNLTAGSDVSFWSATINATSISGNSDRNNVKGGSSSSLIPNHWLHPPGYRPPQ